AAAGGTGAGGGCAGGGACAATGACCTCGTCTCCTTCTTTGAAGCCAGCCGCCATACACATCCCGTGCAAGGCAGCCGTTCCAGAACTGTACCCAACGGCAAATGGTGCTTCCACTTTTTGTGCAAAATCCACCTCAAACTTCCTTAAGATAGGGCCTTGCGAAATAAACGCGGATGCCAAAGCCTCTTGGACAGCCTCTATGTCTTCCTGCGTGATTTGCTGGCAACTATATGGGATAAAGGCTTGTTCGCTCAATGTCTTACGCTATATGGATAGATGGTCTTCTGGGCTTCTTCGATAAGTTCCATTAAAATTCGGTCTAATCCTGTTGTAGGATGATAACCTAATTGTTTACTGAGTTTATCTACGTTTGGAACCCGAAGCAACACGTCTTCAAACGAAGTACCAAACGCCTTTTCGATCGGCACAAAGACAATCTCTGAACGACTGCCTGTTAATTCTTTAATTTTATGCGCCAATTCCAATATACTGACGGGAATATCGTTACCAATATTAAATATTTCGCCAGATGCTCCGGGCGTTTTCATCAGGTCTATCATGCACCTGACAACATCTCCGATATACGAAAAACACCGCTGCTGAGCGCCATCCCCATAGACCGTGATAGCTTCTCCTTGTAGGGCCTGCTGAATAAAGCGGGGAATGACCATGCCATTTTGTCCAATTTGACGTGGGCCAACCACATTGAACAGCCTTACAATAACCGCATATATCCCTTCTTCATGGTATTTGGCAAGTGTTAGGAATTCTTCTATGGCTTTTATGCCCGAATAAGACCAGCGGTGTATGTTAGTGGAGCCATAGATTCGATCGGCGTCTTCTTTCAGGTTTTCAATGTGGCCACTTCGCACATCCATTGCCTTTCCATACACCTCCGAGGTAGAACTAAGTTGAAACTTGGTGCGGTAATGGGTGACCAGATCCAGTATATTGTCTATCGCGCGTAAGTTATTGAGAATATGAGAGCTGGAAGGATATGCTGCCAGACGCACCCCAACATACGAGGCCAGATGATAGACCTCGGTACTTTGGGCAACCAAAGGTGCCATTAATTCACGATTCGCAACATCTAATTTTACAAACCGAAAATTGGGATGAGAAAGTGCTTTTGCCAAATTGGCCTGACGCCCCGTTGCCAAGTTGTCCACAACGGTAACAGCACAGCCTTCTTTAAGCAGGGCCTCGGCGAGGTGCGAACCGATAAAGCCCGCTCCGCCTGTTATCAGGCAATGCCGTTCGTTTTGATGAGTCATATTGGTTTATGGTTCATGTTTTAGTGATCGTTTCACTTAAACCTGATGTCAATTGGTGCAACATGCCGGTAAAAGTTTGGGCCGTGATCTCCACTGAGGCATGTTGATGAACAAATTTAAGGTTTTTGGCTTTCATGGATGCAACAACGGAAGGTGGCGCATTTAGACTTTGATTTATCCCCGAAAAGAGGGAAAGTACGGATTCATCCTTTACAATGAAAGCGCTTACA
Above is a genomic segment from Bacteroidetes Order II. bacterium containing:
- a CDS encoding SDR family NAD(P)-dependent oxidoreductase, which produces MTHQNERHCLITGGAGFIGSHLAEALLKEGCAVTVVDNLATGRQANLAKALSHPNFRFVKLDVANRELMAPLVAQSTEVYHLASYVGVRLAAYPSSSHILNNLRAIDNILDLVTHYRTKFQLSSTSEVYGKAMDVRSGHIENLKEDADRIYGSTNIHRWSYSGIKAIEEFLTLAKYHEEGIYAVIVRLFNVVGPRQIGQNGMVIPRFIQQALQGEAITVYGDGAQQRCFSYIGDVVRCMIDLMKTPGASGEIFNIGNDIPVSILELAHKIKELTGSRSEIVFVPIEKAFGTSFEDVLLRVPNVDKLSKQLGYHPTTGLDRILMELIEEAQKTIYPYSVRH